From the genome of Bactrocera tryoni isolate S06 unplaced genomic scaffold, CSIRO_BtryS06_freeze2 scaffold_211, whole genome shotgun sequence, one region includes:
- the LOC120780181 gene encoding uncharacterized protein LOC120780181 isoform X2, with protein MHQFRIAEPHSQRMATQLQLNISGDTASVLQKILESLGRMESRQEDMINRLSAVESALAEKMPERAEIQAQGQLLRECKVLSAKTHRSVSRITGEGVSEEQTLLQSLFPMWSEETLLKVEEHLTLQAYSDAMTAIILNIKSTKDSIEKVMQSLFSDELVWLYNYEGKAGKKALNKLRIVDIILVICLL; from the exons ATGCACCAATTTCGTATCGCCGAGCCCCATTCGCAGCGTATGGCCACCCAACTCCAACTTAATATAAGTGGGGATACTGCGTCGGTACTGCAGAAAATCCTTGAAAGCCTTGGTAGGATGGAATCTCGGCAAGAAGACATGATAAATCGGTTATCAGCTGTAGAAAGCGCTCTTGCTGAGAAG ATGCCAGAACGTGCGGAGATCCAAGCACAAGGTCAATTGTTGCGGGAGTGTAAGGTGCTCTCGGCAAAAACCCACCGCAGTGTAAGCCGCATCACTGGCGAAGGAGTGAGCGAGGAGCAGACTCTGTTGCAAAGCTTGTTCCCAATGTGGTCAGAGGAAACATTGCTGAAGGTGGAGGAGCACCTTACACTCCAAGCTTACTCTGACGCTATG acGGCCAttattctaaatataaaatctaCCAAGGACTCGATAGAGAAGGTGATGCAGTCCTTATTTAGTGATGAGTTGGTGTGGCTGTACAACTACGAAGGAAAAGCTGGAAAAAAGGCCCTAAACAAATTAAGAATAGTGGATATCATTCTCG
- the LOC120780181 gene encoding uncharacterized protein LOC120780181 isoform X1 — protein sequence MHQFRIAEPHSQRMATQLQLNISGDTASVLQKILESLGRMESRQEDMINRLSAVESALAEKMPERAEIQAQGQLLRECKVLSAKTHRSVSRITGEGVSEEQTLLQSLFPMWSEETLLKVEEHLTLQAYSDAMTAIILNIKSTKDSIEKVMQSLFSDELVWLYNYEGKAGKKALNKLRIVDIILGNINLFLFFPF from the exons ATGCACCAATTTCGTATCGCCGAGCCCCATTCGCAGCGTATGGCCACCCAACTCCAACTTAATATAAGTGGGGATACTGCGTCGGTACTGCAGAAAATCCTTGAAAGCCTTGGTAGGATGGAATCTCGGCAAGAAGACATGATAAATCGGTTATCAGCTGTAGAAAGCGCTCTTGCTGAGAAG ATGCCAGAACGTGCGGAGATCCAAGCACAAGGTCAATTGTTGCGGGAGTGTAAGGTGCTCTCGGCAAAAACCCACCGCAGTGTAAGCCGCATCACTGGCGAAGGAGTGAGCGAGGAGCAGACTCTGTTGCAAAGCTTGTTCCCAATGTGGTCAGAGGAAACATTGCTGAAGGTGGAGGAGCACCTTACACTCCAAGCTTACTCTGACGCTATG acGGCCAttattctaaatataaaatctaCCAAGGACTCGATAGAGAAGGTGATGCAGTCCTTATTTAGTGATGAGTTGGTGTGGCTGTACAACTACGAAGGAAAAGCTGGAAAAAAGGCCCTAAACAAATTAAGAATAGTGGATATCATTCTCGGTAATATTAATCTATTTTTattctttcctttttaa